In a single window of the Candoia aspera isolate rCanAsp1 chromosome 14, rCanAsp1.hap2, whole genome shotgun sequence genome:
- the KNOP1 gene encoding lysine-rich nucleolar protein 1, which yields MYVEPLSLVDFLPPRKVLENMKNPEQTTRKKNKATDLNCGQVVIIESTKERCYSDLARKVKPNKKKRLLKEMGSERLDPKKKNKQSNSELKKKARTSSPVILESNSDSELLRGTRKRLKMFKKKEERKLSCKRVQDCEALGEREPDTEFHVSKKRKRNILEGQDEELMMKSKKKKKEKRKHNPTCSLVLHSVVREESVKQISGKISDLGCQAVSFSSQKKRRTLGRKVVRDSVLVKKKQLGYYMGYQENSSGIASCVCKLQDAQSWDGHLQWQEVLACRSETGSEATKKKKKKLKKGNTASLSSLAKNQENHGSIRSECCLKFPSQKGLGVGRVPKEVNKLAKKKKREAGDVGHLSEDGQDVLSKVRAPGGKEKRKKAKKADVEPDCVVRNGRDRSEDSQEWQIKKKTKNPETGSSQDSDREASWKKAKTKKAPKETEDEVKLVAFKKGNCDEVNIDKVRRQALQEEIDRESGKTKTVKEELMSVHLLGLDNHFGQWSTATFGTSEQKATFLRLLGGFKKGLASAQSSPANATKSNMALERSREQKLQHNL from the exons ATGTATGTAGAACCACTATCTCTTGTGGATTTTTTGCCCCCCAGAAAAGTCCTGGAGAATATGAAGAATCCTGAACAAACcacaaggaaaaagaacaaagctACCGATCTGAATTGTGGCCAGGTTGTTATAATTGAAAGCACCAAGGAAAGATGCTACTCAGATTTAGCCAGAAAAGTCAAGCCGAACAAAAAGAAGCGCTTGCTAAAAGAAATGGGTTCTGAACGGCTAGatccaaagaagaaaaataaacagagcAACTCTGAATTAAAGAAGAAAGCACGTACTAGCTCTCCTGTGATACTAGAAAGCAACTCGGATTCCGAATTGCTAAGAGGCACCAGGAAAAGACTGAAGATGTTCAAAAAAAAGGAAGAGCGAAAGCTTTCTTGTAAACGAGTCCAAGATTGTGAGGCTCTGGGTGAAAGGGAGCCTGATACTGAGTTTCATGTGAGTAAGAAACGCAAGAGGAATATTCTTGAGGGGCAAGATGAAGAACTGATGATGAaaagcaagaagaagaaaaaggaaaaaagaaaacacaacccCACTTGCTCTCTGGTTTTACATAGTGTTGTCCGTGAAGAGTCTGTGAAACAGATCTCTGGAAAGATCTCGGATCTCGGTTGCCAAGCAGTGTCGTTTTCCagtcagaaaaagagaagaaccCTTGGTCGGAAGGTTGTGCGTGACAGTGTTCTTGTCAAGAAGAAACAACTTGGCTACTACATGGGCTATCAAGAGAACAGCAGTGGCATTGCCAGCTGTGTCTGCAAGTTACAGGATGCCCAAAGTTGGGACGGTCACCTGCAGTGGCAGGAGGTTTTGGCCTGTAGGTCAGAAACAGGTAGTGAAGCcaccaagaagaaaaagaagaagctgaagaaaggaAACACAGCTTCCCTTTCCTCCTTAGCCAAGAATCAGGAAAACCACGGCAGCATTAGGAGTGAATGTTGCCTAAAATTCCCATCTCAGAAAGGGCTGGGGGTTGGCAGGGTTCCTAAAGAAGTCAATAAGctggcaaagaagaagaaaagagaagctggAGATGTAGGCCATTTGTCAGAAGATGGCCAAGATGTCTTGTCAAAGGTGAGAGCgccaggagggaaggaaaagagaaagaaagcaaaaaaggcCGATGTGGAACCAGATTGCGTGGTGAGGAATGGCCGGGACAGGTCTGAGGACAGCCAAGAATGGCAGATCAAGAAAAAGACGAAGAATCCGGAAACCGGAAGCTCTCAAGATAGTGACCGGGAGGCGAGTTGGAAGAAAGCGAAGACGAAAAAGGCACCCAAG gaaacagaagatgaagTAAAACTGGTGGCGTTCAAAAAAGGAAACTGTGATGAAGTGAACATAGACAAG gtGAGACGGCAAGCGCTCCAAGAAGAGATTGACCGGGAATCTGGCAAAACCAAGACTGTCAAGGAAGAACTGATGAGTGTGCACCTTTTGGGTCTG GACAACCATTTTGGCCAGTGGAGCACAGCGACATTTGGAACTTCGGAGCAAAAGGCAACATTTCTCAGATTGCTGGGTGGATTTAAAAAAGGCTTGGCATCGGCTCAGAGTTCTCCAGCAAATGCTACCAAATCGAATATGGCTCTGGAACGCAGCAGAGAGCAAAAACTGCAACATAACCTATAG
- the IQCK gene encoding IQ domain-containing protein K, with protein sequence MAAGAEEPPSRSLWEEICAEFEAKQPVHPDHLEKKEEPGLALKEKTATIQQVPADAGALPDLRGDESRSVITDEEVFQKTPSLLSEPVAPELPDLKTCTPRQFLECYIFPVLLPGMVELLHQAKKERCFKRKQTRFIALDFLTEWLYNHNAKRKDEPFVEFFEIPFVKDWLKDHPRPPIPLSLLLTEEEASNIIQSFWRGYRIRCDPEVQELRQWQKHLRETKNINKRVREFWANQEKKVGTKLEDSVQPSPNLLKTICGNLTEA encoded by the exons ATGGCGGCCGGCGCGGAGGAGCCCCCGTCGCGGAGCCTCTGGGAGGAGATCTGCGCAG aatttgAAGCCAAACAGCCTGTTCATCCGGATCatttggagaagaaagaagaacctGGGCTTGCCTTAaaggaaaaaacagcaacaatccAG CAGGTCCCTGCAGATGCTGGTGCACTGCCAGATTTGAGAGGGGACGAGAGCAGATCTGTGATTACTGATGAAGAGGTCTTTCAGAAGACTCCGTCTCTTCTTTCTGAACCAGTAGCTCCTGAGTTGCCTGATCTAAAAACAT GTACTCCAAGACAATTCTTGGAATGCTACATTTTTCCAGTGCTTCTTCCTGGGATGGTAGAGCTGTTACACCAAGCTAAGAAGGAGAGATGTTTCAAG AGGAAACAGACAAGATTTATTGCCCTTGATTTCCTCACTGAATGGTTATACAA CCACAATGCAAAGAGAAAGGACGAGCCGTTTGTAGAATTTTTCGAGATCCCTTTCGTGAAGGATTGGCTAAAGGATCA TCCTAGGCCTCCCATTCCTCTGTCTCTGCTGCTCACGGAAGAAGAAGCCAGCAACATCATCCAGTCCTTCTGGAGAGGTTATCGG ATCCGATGTGATCCTGAAGTCCAGGAATTACGCCAGTGGCAAAAACATTTGAGGGAGACAAAGAACATTAACAAACGGGTACGAGAGTTCTGGGCCAATCAAGAAAAGAAAG